A window from Prochlorococcus marinus CUG1435 encodes these proteins:
- a CDS encoding SDR family oxidoreductase: MKIAITGASGKTGYRISEEAVKKGYKVRQIIRKNSKVSEGLKSLETIRVSLDNKKELDKAFKDIDALVIATGARASLDLTGPAKVDALGVYRQLESCKRVGIKRVILISSLCTGKLFHPLNLFGLILIWKKIGEDSLRNSNFEWTIIRPGGLKENEDIKSENINYSKENTQINGSIPRRLVAQCCMDSLKNKESINKLIEVTSSNDNKKISFKKAMQMI; the protein is encoded by the coding sequence ATGAAAATAGCGATTACTGGTGCATCAGGGAAAACAGGTTATAGAATTTCTGAAGAGGCAGTTAAGAAAGGATATAAAGTTAGGCAAATTATTAGAAAGAATTCAAAAGTTTCAGAAGGTCTAAAGAGTTTAGAAACAATCAGAGTTTCGTTAGATAATAAGAAAGAACTTGATAAAGCATTTAAAGATATTGACGCTTTGGTAATTGCTACTGGTGCTAGAGCATCATTAGATTTAACCGGTCCTGCAAAGGTTGATGCATTAGGGGTATACAGGCAATTGGAAAGTTGCAAAAGAGTCGGTATCAAAAGAGTTATATTAATAAGTTCACTCTGTACTGGAAAGTTATTTCACCCATTAAACTTATTTGGTTTAATTCTTATTTGGAAGAAAATAGGTGAAGACTCTCTACGAAATTCAAATTTCGAATGGACTATAATTAGACCTGGAGGATTAAAGGAGAATGAAGATATTAAATCAGAAAATATAAATTATTCAAAGGAGAATACTCAAATTAATGGATCAATCCCAAGAAGATTAGTAGCACAATGTTGCATGGATTCTTTAAAAAACAAAGAATCAATAAATAAATTAATAGAAGTAACAAGTTCAAATGATAATAAAAAGATATCTTTTAAAAAAGCTATGCAAATGATTTAA
- a CDS encoding thylakoid membrane photosystem I accumulation factor, translating to MKIIQWILIAFIFLSPYKANASRDSNSYDGNIFPIYAGNGAIVPPQTTLQESLKNKRVAVLFFYLDDSSDSKAMAPIISGLDLIWRNNIDIIALTTDELQNKEKSELRNEPNYYWNGLIPQTIIINNDGEVKYDQNGMINIDELNKVIGDLKGIDIKDTEFSVESFNEYNSIISEKKIQTKIN from the coding sequence ATGAAAATAATTCAATGGATCCTAATAGCATTTATTTTCTTAAGTCCATATAAAGCAAATGCCTCTAGAGATTCTAATAGTTACGATGGCAACATCTTTCCTATATACGCAGGCAATGGGGCTATAGTTCCTCCACAGACAACTCTTCAGGAATCATTAAAAAATAAAAGAGTCGCAGTTTTATTTTTTTATCTTGACGATAGCTCAGATAGTAAAGCTATGGCTCCAATAATATCTGGTTTAGATTTGATATGGAGAAATAATATAGATATTATTGCTCTAACTACTGATGAATTACAAAATAAAGAAAAGTCTGAACTAAGAAATGAACCTAATTATTATTGGAACGGTTTAATTCCACAAACCATTATTATTAACAATGATGGTGAAGTTAAATATGATCAAAATGGAATGATTAATATCGATGAATTAAACAAAGTTATAGGAGATTTAAAAGGAATTGATATAAAAGATACGGAATTTTCTGTAGAAAGTTTTAATGAATACAATAGTATCATTTCTGAAAAAAAAATACAAACAAAAATTAATTAA
- a CDS encoding ferritin: MNENNLKTKKLINFGPSGRAVAQPIDKSLLDNFFEHLTMERYANVQYFSMYLWFQERDLNGFASYFLSESQGEMEHAQKFADYLIARGQSVKLDEISSPVQTWDSIEDLISYSFNMEADLTSSLQQLYSISERISDTRTNVFLDPIIDAQTKSEDEFANILGKVKFASNQPSAILLIDSDLKKK, encoded by the coding sequence ATGAATGAAAATAATTTAAAAACAAAGAAATTAATTAATTTTGGTCCATCTGGAAGAGCTGTTGCTCAACCTATAGACAAAAGTTTATTGGACAACTTTTTTGAACATCTAACGATGGAAAGATACGCCAATGTTCAATATTTTTCTATGTATCTTTGGTTTCAAGAACGTGATTTAAATGGATTTGCTTCTTATTTTCTAAGTGAATCACAAGGTGAAATGGAACATGCTCAGAAATTTGCAGATTATTTAATCGCTAGAGGACAAAGTGTAAAATTAGATGAAATTTCTTCCCCCGTCCAAACATGGGATTCAATAGAGGATCTGATTTCTTATTCTTTCAACATGGAGGCTGATCTAACTTCATCTCTGCAACAACTTTATTCGATTTCAGAAAGAATTTCAGATACAAGAACCAACGTATTTTTAGATCCAATCATAGATGCTCAAACAAAATCAGAAGATGAATTCGCAAACATACTTGGCAAAGTTAAGTTTGCGTCTAATCAACCTTCTGCAATCTTATTGATAGATAGTGATTTAAAGAAAAAATAA
- a CDS encoding ABC transporter ATP-binding protein: MKNDALIIDDLHHKYDKREYSNWILNEINLKIENGELLGLLGPSGCGKTTLLRLIAGFEYPSKGRISLNDKEISTRKKILSPEKRNIGMVFQDYALFPHLTVLENVMFGLKNKKNRSRVDYLLNVVGLDSFVGRYPHELSGGQKQRLAIARALAPGTNFILLDEPFCSLDMHVKLKLRSELPNILKGCNASGLMVTHDPEEAMSICDKVAVMNEGKIHQIDTPINLLNNPKTIFVSSFILGNNIINLKKNGNSYISCLGEINNSGFLKNTSIKSMSISPKFISIKRSESGNANVISKEFLGEYLIYKVSINENILRVRTNINNLLNNGDKCSLSINKNSYYFLYPGAHKVYL, from the coding sequence GTGAAAAATGATGCGTTAATAATTGATGATCTGCATCATAAATATGATAAGCGAGAATATTCAAATTGGATATTAAACGAAATTAACTTGAAAATTGAAAATGGCGAATTGTTAGGTTTGCTTGGTCCTTCTGGTTGCGGAAAAACTACTCTTTTGAGATTAATCGCGGGATTCGAGTATCCCTCTAAAGGGAGAATATCTCTGAATGATAAGGAAATTTCAACCAGGAAAAAAATTCTTAGTCCTGAGAAAAGAAATATTGGTATGGTTTTTCAAGACTATGCACTTTTCCCTCACTTAACTGTTTTGGAAAATGTAATGTTTGGTTTGAAAAACAAAAAAAACAGATCTAGAGTTGATTATTTACTAAATGTTGTTGGTCTTGATAGTTTTGTTGGAAGGTACCCACATGAATTGTCTGGAGGCCAAAAACAAAGACTCGCAATTGCGAGAGCTCTTGCACCAGGTACAAATTTTATTTTATTAGATGAACCTTTTTGTAGTCTTGATATGCATGTCAAACTAAAATTGAGAAGTGAACTCCCTAATATTCTAAAAGGTTGTAATGCAAGCGGATTGATGGTTACTCATGATCCGGAAGAAGCTATGTCAATTTGTGACAAAGTCGCCGTTATGAATGAAGGGAAAATTCATCAAATTGATACACCAATTAACCTTCTAAATAATCCTAAGACCATATTTGTTAGTAGTTTTATTTTGGGTAATAATATTATTAATCTCAAAAAAAATGGTAATTCATATATTTCTTGTTTAGGTGAAATAAATAATTCAGGCTTTTTGAAAAATACTAGCATCAAAAGCATGTCGATTTCGCCTAAATTTATTTCAATTAAAAGATCAGAATCTGGCAATGCGAATGTAATATCTAAAGAATTTCTTGGAGAATATCTTATCTATAAAGTATCTATTAACGAAAACATATTGAGGGTTAGAACTAATATTAATAATCTCTTAAATAATGGTGATAAATGTTCTCTATCTATAAATAAAAATAGTTACTATTTTTTATATCCTGGTGCACATAAGGTATATTTATAA
- a CDS encoding ABC transporter ATP-binding protein codes for MVNEFWFEAKNINCFKGNSKVIKDLNINLKYSENVILIGPNGSGKSSLIEVINRNIYPVITIESQLKIFDKELINLWELRKRISTVNNDIKNRINPNLKIFDLILSGLYGKYCYITNKSERDIYMVENIIKNMNISNLSKKNFSHLSDGEKQITLIARALIKKPDILILDEPIANLDYKSKFFVVDKINELSKLNTKILCVTHDISMITKIYDRVIMLKNGKIIADGNQNKVINSENLNNLYGIKAEVTKNNGLWSISRLPK; via the coding sequence GTGGTTAATGAATTTTGGTTTGAGGCAAAAAATATAAATTGTTTTAAGGGTAATTCTAAAGTAATTAAGGATCTAAATATAAATTTAAAGTATTCAGAGAATGTAATTTTAATTGGACCTAATGGATCAGGTAAATCATCATTAATAGAAGTAATTAATAGAAACATTTACCCAGTAATAACTATTGAATCTCAATTGAAAATATTTGACAAAGAACTTATAAATTTATGGGAACTACGAAAAAGAATAAGCACTGTAAATAATGATATTAAAAACAGAATAAATCCAAATCTAAAAATTTTTGATTTAATTTTAAGTGGACTATATGGAAAATATTGTTACATAACAAATAAATCTGAAAGAGATATTTATATGGTGGAAAATATCATAAAAAATATGAATATATCAAATTTATCTAAAAAAAATTTTTCCCACTTATCAGATGGAGAAAAACAAATTACACTTATTGCAAGAGCGTTAATCAAAAAACCAGATATATTAATCTTAGATGAACCAATTGCAAATTTGGATTATAAATCAAAGTTTTTTGTAGTTGATAAGATTAATGAATTATCAAAATTAAATACCAAAATATTATGCGTAACTCATGATATTTCAATGATAACAAAAATTTATGACCGGGTCATAATGCTAAAAAATGGCAAAATAATCGCTGATGGGAATCAAAATAAGGTTATAAATAGTGAAAATCTTAATAATTTATATGGTATTAAAGCAGAAGTAACTAAAAATAATGGACTTTGGAGCATAAGCAGATTACCTAAATAA
- the nth gene encoding endonuclease III has protein sequence MRKSERAEIIRNELKKLYPSPPIPLDHTNAYTLLVAVVLSAQSTDKKVNELTKSLFKVADNPEKMMKLGIKGIYEYIKFLGLSNQKSKNIYNLSKLLIEKHNGMVPDSFEKLESLPGVGHKTASVVMSQVFKIPSFPVDTHIHRLSQRWGLSNGDSVVQTEKDLKKIFPVNDWNTLHLQIIFYGREYCTARGCDGTKCYLCRTLYPRRKKKFICKKP, from the coding sequence ATGAGAAAGTCAGAAAGAGCAGAAATAATAAGAAATGAACTTAAAAAGCTATATCCATCGCCTCCAATACCACTTGATCATACAAATGCATATACACTTCTAGTTGCCGTAGTTTTAAGCGCTCAATCAACAGATAAAAAAGTTAATGAATTAACAAAAAGCTTATTTAAGGTTGCAGATAATCCAGAAAAGATGATGAAGCTTGGTATTAAAGGCATTTATGAATACATAAAATTTTTAGGTCTATCTAATCAAAAATCAAAGAACATCTATAACTTATCTAAACTATTGATTGAGAAGCATAATGGTATGGTCCCAGATTCTTTTGAGAAACTTGAATCTCTTCCAGGGGTAGGTCATAAAACAGCATCAGTTGTAATGTCTCAAGTGTTTAAAATTCCCTCATTCCCAGTAGATACTCACATACACAGGTTGTCACAAAGATGGGGTCTTTCAAATGGAGATAGCGTAGTCCAAACAGAAAAAGACCTAAAAAAAATATTCCCCGTTAATGATTGGAATACCTTGCATTTACAAATAATTTTTTATGGCAGAGAATACTGCACAGCAAGAGGCTGTGATGGAACAAAATGTTACTTATGTCGTACTCTTTACCCAAGAAGAAAAAAGAAATTTATATGTAAAAAACCCTAA
- the hisA gene encoding 1-(5-phosphoribosyl)-5-[(5-phosphoribosylamino)methylideneamino]imidazole-4-carboxamide isomerase, whose amino-acid sequence MDLIPAIDLMNGKCVRLFKGDFNIRKDFTKEPHEQAKFWESEGAKYIHIVDLDAAKTGSPSNDKSIKKIAKTVNIPIQIGGGIRSQERIEQLFSYGIEKVIMGTSAIENRELVKDLSNKFPGRIIVGIDAKDGKVSTRGWLEQSNIFATDLVKEFSAFKIASFIVTDINTDGTLEGTNEEFIKSILEITDIPVIASGGVGSISDLLSLVKFENSGLFGVIVGKALYENKFTIKEANNVLSSERLNDFDLNRNYYA is encoded by the coding sequence ATGGACCTAATACCAGCAATTGATTTAATGAATGGTAAGTGTGTAAGGCTTTTTAAAGGTGACTTTAATATAAGAAAAGACTTCACCAAAGAGCCTCATGAGCAAGCTAAATTTTGGGAAAGCGAAGGGGCAAAATACATACATATAGTTGATTTGGATGCGGCAAAAACTGGATCCCCATCCAACGATAAATCAATAAAAAAGATTGCAAAAACAGTTAACATACCTATTCAAATAGGTGGGGGGATAAGGTCTCAAGAAAGGATAGAACAATTATTTTCTTATGGTATTGAGAAAGTTATCATGGGGACCTCTGCAATAGAAAATAGAGAATTAGTTAAAGACTTATCAAATAAATTTCCTGGAAGGATAATTGTAGGTATAGATGCAAAAGATGGAAAAGTTAGTACAAGAGGTTGGCTTGAGCAGTCTAATATTTTTGCCACAGATCTAGTAAAGGAATTTTCTGCATTTAAAATTGCTAGTTTTATTGTTACAGATATAAATACAGATGGAACTTTAGAAGGAACAAACGAAGAATTCATAAAAAGCATACTTGAAATTACAGATATTCCAGTAATAGCCTCAGGAGGTGTTGGTTCAATTTCTGATTTATTATCGTTAGTAAAATTTGAAAATTCTGGACTCTTTGGAGTAATTGTAGGTAAAGCTCTATATGAAAATAAATTCACGATAAAAGAAGCGAATAATGTATTGTCATCAGAGAGATTAAATGACTTTGATTTAAACAGAAATTACTACGCTTAA
- a CDS encoding Crp/Fnr family transcriptional regulator has protein sequence MNFHIYGESPSKSVRIITGQSVLIDPSSRPKGTCLEVESGIARVYCPCEETEGMTLAFLQSGDQLRTDLLCSDGVCVEALTDLSFHSNVNIDENIGFDAVNEWTLQLLRIRHLGNAEQRLQALFSILVNRLGRRCGKWCELPFRLTHERIGELIGSTRVTSTRLISKLRSSELLIAPIGTQTVSVAPSFIETSPL, from the coding sequence ATGAATTTCCATATTTATGGAGAATCTCCTTCAAAATCAGTAAGAATAATAACTGGACAATCCGTTTTAATAGACCCTTCATCAAGACCAAAAGGCACATGCCTTGAAGTTGAAAGTGGAATTGCTAGAGTTTATTGCCCTTGTGAAGAAACTGAGGGTATGACACTTGCATTTTTACAATCAGGTGATCAATTAAGAACGGACCTTTTATGTAGCGATGGTGTCTGTGTTGAAGCATTAACAGATTTGTCATTTCATAGCAATGTAAATATTGATGAGAATATTGGTTTTGATGCAGTAAATGAATGGACTTTACAACTCCTTAGGATTAGACATTTAGGCAATGCAGAACAGCGATTACAAGCATTGTTTTCAATACTTGTAAATCGTTTAGGCAGAAGATGTGGGAAATGGTGTGAATTACCTTTTAGGCTTACTCACGAAAGGATTGGTGAATTAATCGGTTCTACACGTGTAACATCAACAAGATTAATTTCTAAATTAAGATCATCTGAGTTATTAATAGCTCCTATTGGAACCCAAACAGTCAGTGTTGCACCTTCTTTTATTGAAACATCACCCCTATAA
- a CDS encoding DUF296 domain-containing protein: MQPHSLKLSPESDLINSIKEYSLSNNLYGYVSGVVGNLRTVCIQCPGNQEINKFEGNLEIVSLNGHFNKGDVHLHLSFADEGCNVFGGHLEQGCIVKKGTDILLLSFEQKIINISSNDLIKNESRVKAYILKDCPWSKRAIRLLNSLSIPHEVILIDNDKSFQKIMSQSSHNTFPQIFLDNKFFGGYDELSEQAKLDHLSSFK, translated from the coding sequence ATGCAGCCTCATAGCCTAAAGCTATCTCCAGAATCTGATTTGATAAATTCAATTAAAGAATATTCTTTATCGAATAATTTATACGGGTATGTTTCTGGAGTGGTTGGTAATCTTAGAACAGTTTGTATTCAATGCCCAGGAAATCAAGAGATAAATAAATTTGAGGGAAATCTAGAGATAGTTTCTTTAAATGGACATTTTAATAAAGGAGATGTTCATTTACATTTGAGTTTTGCAGATGAGGGATGTAATGTCTTTGGCGGGCATCTTGAACAGGGATGTATTGTAAAAAAAGGTACTGATATATTATTACTTTCTTTTGAACAAAAAATTATTAATATCTCAAGTAATGATTTAATAAAAAATGAATCACGTGTAAAAGCATATATTTTAAAGGATTGTCCTTGGTCTAAAAGAGCAATTAGGTTGCTTAATTCTTTATCTATCCCTCATGAAGTTATTTTAATAGACAATGATAAGAGCTTTCAAAAGATAATGTCTCAAAGTAGCCATAATACTTTCCCTCAAATATTTTTGGATAATAAATTTTTTGGAGGATATGATGAACTTTCAGAACAAGCAAAATTGGATCACTTAAGTTCATTTAAGTAA
- a CDS encoding NAD-dependent epimerase/dehydratase family protein gives MKILVMGGTRFVGKSLVGKLLSKNYDIDIFTRGNKSNPEKTNLIKGDRNSLEDIVRLRNKKYDVVYDISGRELEQTKLLIENLDNSFQRYIYVSSAGVYKDSCELPLSEVDPIDPDSRHKGKFETENWLKNQKIPFTSFRPTYIYGPGNYNKIENWFFERLFTKKSIPIPGDGSLITQLGHVSDLTDVMIRCMNFENSKNNIYNCSGEKGVTIKGLIYFCANVLGLKQNEISLRKFDYQKLDPKSRKGFPIRLNHYQTDISKIKRDLEWVPNFDLLKGLKDSFVKDFNNKRSDEFDENSDHILFNS, from the coding sequence ATGAAAATTCTTGTAATGGGTGGCACTAGATTTGTTGGCAAGTCTTTGGTTGGAAAGTTATTAAGTAAAAATTATGATATTGATATTTTCACGAGAGGTAATAAAAGTAATCCTGAAAAAACAAATTTAATTAAGGGTGATAGAAATAGTTTAGAAGATATCGTCAGGCTAAGAAATAAAAAGTATGATGTTGTTTATGATATTTCTGGAAGAGAGTTAGAACAAACCAAACTTCTCATAGAAAATCTCGATAACTCTTTCCAGAGATATATATATGTCAGCTCTGCAGGTGTTTATAAAGATAGTTGTGAACTACCCTTATCGGAAGTTGATCCAATTGATCCAGATAGTAGGCACAAAGGAAAGTTTGAGACAGAAAATTGGTTAAAAAACCAAAAAATTCCTTTTACAAGTTTTAGACCTACTTATATCTATGGACCAGGAAATTACAATAAAATTGAAAATTGGTTTTTTGAAAGGTTATTTACTAAAAAATCTATACCAATACCTGGTGACGGGTCTTTAATTACTCAGCTAGGCCATGTTTCTGATCTAACTGATGTAATGATTAGGTGCATGAATTTTGAAAATTCTAAAAATAATATTTACAACTGTTCAGGTGAAAAAGGTGTAACAATCAAGGGTTTAATTTATTTTTGTGCGAATGTTCTTGGATTAAAGCAAAATGAGATTTCTTTAAGAAAATTTGATTATCAAAAATTAGATCCTAAATCTCGAAAGGGATTTCCAATTAGATTAAATCATTATCAGACTGATATTTCTAAGATTAAACGAGATTTGGAGTGGGTTCCAAATTTTGATTTACTTAAAGGTTTAAAGGATAGTTTTGTGAAAGATTTTAATAATAAAAGGAGTGATGAGTTTGATGAAAATTCAGATCATATTCTTTTTAATTCTTAA
- the pgsA gene encoding CDP-diacylglycerol--glycerol-3-phosphate 3-phosphatidyltransferase has translation MLLRKNLKNLALNIPNLLSISRLFLVFPLILFLEINRPFYVFILIIIGVLTDYFDGLIARKFNLKTRLGTILDPLSDKVFYLIPLTFLCKNNIIPFWSLSLILFRELIISSLRNSTKDGLPASMLGKFKTFFFFISVIIFFTPLKISLLNNLALIFYWLGFILTFVTLLGYLRIKKNMI, from the coding sequence TTGTTATTAAGAAAAAATCTTAAAAATTTGGCATTGAATATTCCCAACTTATTATCAATATCTCGCCTTTTCCTTGTATTTCCATTAATACTTTTTTTAGAAATTAACAGACCTTTTTATGTCTTTATATTGATTATTATTGGAGTTTTAACTGATTATTTTGACGGTTTAATTGCAAGGAAATTTAATCTTAAAACCAGATTAGGAACAATCCTTGATCCCTTAAGCGATAAAGTATTCTATTTAATTCCTTTAACATTCCTTTGTAAAAATAATATAATACCCTTTTGGTCTTTGTCATTAATTTTATTTAGAGAATTAATTATCTCTAGCCTAAGAAACTCTACAAAAGACGGTTTACCTGCATCTATGTTGGGTAAATTTAAAACATTTTTCTTTTTTATTTCAGTTATCATCTTCTTTACACCATTAAAAATAAGCTTATTGAATAATTTGGCTTTAATTTTTTATTGGTTAGGATTCATCCTGACTTTTGTGACTTTATTAGGCTATTTAAGAATTAAAAAGAATATGATCTGA
- a CDS encoding DUF3685 domain-containing protein — MELISKKSILIIAPSLIAESLSLKLTSLDQNLDINFNNGKVDKTPDLVIWNVLNFQSEDLIRLELLKSRERYDESKFLIVFSGELVYETNTPPSLNAEGFLLNPSAEKVLESIHTILKGGRVFDIENNSRVQLNKNKPLSFSQKILTSGLKQIDSEINYIFKYVNSDSTPEFYKFILKGRLRELITAKSFLIFLWGDSLELYTEALYTENKINLENKNTVFIKDKNTTEIWNLILDRLKERYSAINLEVEFNNSSIILSGIKKKFISRLICKMLDELDNLVKNIKENYKENNFKDDLNSLIKELKVNTISNITDSYFRLKKGSESISINDFIYSEVSCEEIDKESHESIMFIEPIIKNEALDYDGRLLPLYETESFLILENIISNWIIRNCNLLASEIFNICSYWPELRTVLINPELQSTRNFERFRNNINNYNRWHDYIYMPIYLYESKREYIDIIDKKFTRYFKNENREKELENLEWLQKQVTLLVEIRDAVAPQLEVAVKYIGNLFVTFLTKVVGKAIGLVGKGILQGLGRSSSK, encoded by the coding sequence TTGGAATTAATTTCAAAAAAATCGATATTGATCATTGCTCCAAGCTTAATAGCAGAATCTTTATCGCTTAAGTTAACATCACTAGACCAAAATTTAGACATTAATTTTAATAATGGAAAAGTTGATAAAACTCCAGATTTAGTTATATGGAATGTTCTTAATTTCCAATCAGAAGATCTTATAAGGTTAGAATTATTAAAATCAAGAGAAAGATATGATGAGTCAAAGTTTCTTATAGTTTTCTCTGGCGAACTTGTTTATGAAACAAATACCCCTCCGTCATTAAATGCTGAAGGTTTTCTTTTAAATCCCAGCGCAGAAAAAGTTCTTGAATCTATTCATACCATTTTAAAGGGAGGCAGGGTATTTGATATTGAAAATAATTCCCGCGTTCAATTAAACAAAAATAAGCCTCTCTCTTTTAGTCAAAAAATTCTAACTTCAGGTCTTAAACAAATAGATTCTGAAATTAATTATATATTCAAATATGTCAACTCTGATTCAACACCAGAATTTTATAAATTTATTTTAAAAGGAAGATTAAGAGAACTTATTACTGCAAAATCTTTTCTAATTTTTTTATGGGGTGATTCGCTAGAACTTTATACAGAGGCACTTTACACTGAAAATAAAATTAATCTTGAAAATAAGAACACTGTATTCATTAAAGATAAAAACACTACAGAAATATGGAATTTAATTTTAGATAGACTAAAAGAAAGGTATAGCGCAATTAACTTAGAGGTTGAATTTAATAATTCATCAATAATTCTCTCTGGGATAAAGAAAAAATTCATTTCACGACTAATTTGCAAAATGTTAGATGAGTTAGATAATTTAGTAAAAAATATTAAGGAAAACTATAAGGAAAATAATTTTAAAGATGATTTAAATTCTCTTATAAAAGAACTAAAAGTTAATACAATTTCAAATATCACAGACAGCTATTTTCGATTAAAAAAAGGAAGCGAATCTATTTCAATAAATGATTTTATTTATAGTGAGGTTAGTTGCGAAGAGATAGATAAAGAATCACATGAATCAATAATGTTTATTGAGCCAATTATTAAAAATGAAGCTCTTGACTATGATGGAAGATTACTCCCTTTATATGAAACAGAATCGTTTTTGATCCTTGAAAATATAATTTCAAATTGGATAATAAGAAACTGTAATTTATTAGCTTCTGAAATCTTTAATATTTGTTCTTATTGGCCTGAATTAAGAACTGTACTTATCAATCCCGAATTACAATCAACAAGAAATTTTGAAAGATTTAGAAATAATATTAATAACTACAATCGCTGGCATGACTATATTTATATGCCTATCTACTTGTATGAGAGTAAACGAGAATATATTGATATTATCGATAAAAAATTTACCCGTTACTTTAAAAATGAAAATAGAGAGAAAGAATTAGAGAATCTAGAATGGCTACAAAAACAAGTTACATTGTTAGTTGAGATAAGAGATGCCGTAGCACCGCAGTTAGAAGTTGCGGTAAAATATATCGGTAATCTTTTCGTAACTTTCCTTACAAAGGTCGTTGGCAAAGCTATCGGTTTAGTGGGTAAAGGGATCCTTCAAGGATTAGGAAGATCAAGTTCAAAGTAA